Below is a window of Gemmatimonadota bacterium DNA.
GAGGGGACGTTGTCGGCGATCATGGGGAGAATGTCTGTGCCGTCGAGGTTGTATTGTTCGGGATCGCCACCTGCGGCGGTGAGGATGGTGGGGAAGATGTCCATGCCGATGCCGATTTCGTCGATGGTTTTTCCGCCCTGTACGCGCTCGGGCCAGCTCATGAGGGTGGGGACGCGAATGCCGCCTTCCCAGAGGGTGCCTTTGTGTCCGCGCAGGCCCCCTGTGTCGCCGCCGGGATAGGGGAGGTCTGTGCCGTCGGTCCAGTTGCGCGGTTCGCGCGAGGGGCCGTGATCGGGTTGAAAAAAGATGCAGGTGTTGTCAAAGAGGTCCAGTCGCTCGAGTTCGTCGAGGATTTTGCCGATGGCGTCGTCCATGACGGTGAGCATGGCGGTCATGAGTTGTCGCGAGCGAGATAGGTGTGCATAGCGTTCCATGTATTCTTCTGGCGCGTGCAGGGGATAGTGCGGGGTGTTGAAGGGGATGTACATGAAGAAGGGTCGTCCATCGTTTTTGGCTTTTTGGATGTATTCAATGGCTTTGTCGCGCATGAGATCGACGAAGTAGGTGCCGTTGTGATACACTTCTCTTCCGTCTTCCCAGAGGTCGTGCCGCGCCTGGTTTTTCGAGGATAGTGCCCAGTAGAAGATGTGCGAGTAGTAGTCAATACAGCCGTTGGTGAAGCCAAACCAGTGGTCAAAGCCGTGGTTGTGCGGCAAGAAGGGTTCGCGGTTGCCCAGGTGCCATTTGCCCGACATGTAGGTTTGATAGCCCAGTTTTTTGAGTGCTTTGGGTATGGTTGGCAAGTCCGGTGACAGGCCGTCGGCAGTTACGCCTACGTTGCCGGGAATGCCCGCGGCGATGGGATAGCGTCCGGTGAGTATGCCGCAGCGCCCAGCGGAGCAGATGGGGGCATTGGAATACCAGCGGGTGAGTTTGGCGCCCCGAGATGCGATGCGGTCAAAGTTGGGGGTTTGGAAGTCGGTCGCGCCCATGCAAGAGAGGTCGCGGTGTCCCTGGTCGTCGCTCATGAATACGATGAAGTTGGGTTTGTCAGACATGGAGATTCCTTTTAAGACGTTTGGGTGTCTCGAAATCGCTTTGCGATCTGTTCGGGCGAGGCTGTGCCGGTTGTGCCGATTTGTTGTATGGTGATAGATGAGGCTAATACGCCGATTTGGGCAGCGTCGGATAGTGATGCGCTGGCACAAAGTGCGGAGACCACGGATGCGGAGACGCTGTCGCCTGCGCCCACAATGTCGATGGGGGATGGAACTTTTATACCGGGAATATGCGTGAGGTTTTCGTTGTTGGCAACGAGAATGCCGTCGGGCCCAAGGGTGATGAAGACGGGTTTGCCGGTGCGCTGAGAAAAGATGCGGGCACATTGGTTGAGGTCGCGTTCTCCTGTGGCGTGTATGGCTTCGTCGCGGTTGGCTTTGAGGATGATATTTTTGAAGTTGGTGATGCGGGTGCGGGAGTCGGCAAAGCAGACGGTGTTGGGATGGGTTTTGGAGAGGCTTGCGAGTTCGGCGATGACGCGATCTGTGAGTACACCGCAGTTGGGTTCCTGTACCTGGTCGAGGGCTATGACGCCATCTACGAGGGGGAGGAGGTTGTGCAGGGTTTTGATGAGTTGATTTTCGAGGTCGAGGGGTAGTGGCGTTCGATTTTTTATGTCCAGGCGTTCCATTTCAGCGCCTGTTTTTTTGTTTATGGGTTTGGTATAAGTCGGGGTAAAGCGGTCGGGTGTTTCGATGAGGTGGGTGATATCTACACCCGTGGCGCGCAATCCCTGTTTGAGGTCATAGCCCTGACCGTCGCGACCGATTATGCCCAGGGCATAGATGTGTCCAATGCCGAGGGCGCAGAGGTTGGAGGTGATGGTGCCGGCTGCGCCGGGCTGGTTGCGAATGGCGACTATTTGGTGCGCTTCAAGGCCAGTTTCGATGGATGTTTCGGCGAGGTCGGGGTCGGTGATGAGATAGCGGTCGAGGAAGTAGTCGCCGATGACGAGGATGGCGAGGTTGCGGAATTTGGAAAGGATGTGGTTCAGGGTCTTGAGGGTCATGTTGGGGAAGTGTGAAGTAGGAAGTGTGAAGGGGGGCTTTCTCCCTTCTTACTTCATATCGTGGTGTAGCCTGAAGTAGGCGTGGTGACCATATGTATCGAGGCTGCCTTCAAGGCGGAGGATGATGTGTTGCGTATGCATGCCCGCGCGAATCCGCAGGGCAAGGTCCCGATTGTGTTGCATGCCTTCGACTGCAAGGCCGAATAACGAATCTCTATGCAAGCCGACGCCGATCCGTTTGTGCCTGTTTTGTAGGCCGACAAATGGCGTTGCAACTAATTTATCGCCCAACGGCACGCCATAAGCTATTTCGGTGGATACGCGGTTAGATACATGGCGTTCTGAGTTGCGACCAGATGCGATGTCGCTCATGTCGGGCTTCGACCACAGGGTAAGTGCGCTGCCAGATGCGTCGCCCCATGTTGGCGATATCCGAAGCGATAGCCCTTCGCCTGATGGGTTTGGAGATAGGCGGATTGTGCCCGAGCCGCCCCATTCTTCATAACTGCCTTCCTGGTGTGCTATGAGGCCGCGTACCCGACCCTCAATCGTCAGACCCAGCGAGGTCAATACATAGCGCATCCCGGCTCCAATTTCTATCCCCATGCCCGTGTCTGCATCGCCGCCATCATACCGCATTCCCACCTCGGCCAATGGTTGCAGTGATCCCCCGGCGATCCAGAGTACGTGTGATCCTTCTAATAATACGCGTGCGCGGCTCGCAGTACCCTTGTTTTCCAGCAAGTCCCTCAGATCATCCGCATTTGCGCGCGATAGCATCATATCAGACGCCAGTGATAATGAGAATCCGTCATGATAGGTCGATCCGATTAAATCGGTGCGGGTACCAATGGCTCCCATGACCATGTTTGCGTCTGTCTCTAATTGCTTGATGCCTTCGAGCGATAGGGGCAGATCGCCTCCGGCGTAGCCCAGCATTCCCCATACAGAGAATCGGTTTGTCAGTGCGAGGCGCGCCCAGGGGTAAATACCCGTTAGTGTTGTCTCTACGGACCATTCGTCGCGGGTATTGGCTATGGTGCCCAGTATGCCATCGCCCATGGCGTAGGATAGGACAAGCCCGCCCTGGAAACTGTTATCTCCATAGTCGATGCCCAGCATGACCGATGTTACGTCGCCTTCTACTGTCTGATCGTCGTCGGTGCCACTAAAGCGCGTTGTTGCGCCCCGGCCCCACACTGCCCATCGAGGTTCGCTATGCGGTCCCATTGTGCCAGACAGGGCAAATGATGTGCTCGATATTATTTGCTTCAATATCTCTTTGTTTTGATCACTCTGCGCGGCCTCAATGCTGAATCTCATTGGGGATTCGCCCGGGATCAGTGCCGGATTAAAAAATAGTCCGTTATAGTTCATCTCGTGCAGGTTGTATCCGCCGATTACCACATGGTTGGTGCCCACGTGTCCCCTCACGCGTTCGCGCACGGTTTCGATTACGTGATTTGATGCTGTTCGCCCAAATCGCGCCAGCCATCCGTCTAATTTTATCACGCGGGGTTCCTCTGGTGTAATAATTGCTGTCCATGCGCTTTCCAATTCTTCGGGATAGCCCAGGTCGTCGGTGAAGTTGACCCGAACTTTTAGCTGGCGGTCAACATCGGTTATTGTGATTTGGTATGTCACACCCGTGGCGCCGATGATTTCGGTTTCCACACTGCCTACCAGACGGATCCACTGATAGGTGTACGATACATTGGTGAGGCCATTGGCATCCTGGATGTTAGAGATGTCCGCGGTTAGTGTTTGACCTGCTTGCGGTGTGCCGGTGATTGTTGGGGTGCCTGTGGCTGGCGAGTTCGGGGGCAGGTCGTTGTCGTTGACGGTTATGCTCGCCGCGGATGGTGTGCCCATTGTGTAGCCTGTTCCAGCTTGTAGTGCTGCGGTTATTGCGCTGGCTTCTTCATCTGTATTGTCGTCGGCTGTTGCGACGGTTAGAGTGGTCTGGTTGGTGCTGATGGTGATGGTCGTGGGCGGTGTGCCGCTGATGACGTTGCCGGTTTCACTGATGTTCACGTTGATGGTCAGTTCGGCTATGGGTGCAGGGGTCACTGTGATTGTGAATGTGGCAGCCGTGCCTTCGGTGATGGTTGTGGTACTTGTCGAGATTGTTACGACGGGCACTACTGGTGCCGTGACGATTGCTGTCAATTCGCTTTCCAATTCTTCGGCGTTGCTGGCATCATCGGTGAAGTTTACCCGAATTTTTATCCGGGAACCAATGTCGGCTGTTGCGGCTTCGTATGTCGCACCTATGGCGCCTGAGATTTCGGTTTCCACACCGCCGATTACGCGGATCCACTGATAGATGTAGGTGACATTTTCGAGGCCGTCGGCATCCCGGATGTTCGAGACGTCTGCTGTTAGTGTTTGGCCCACTTGAGGTGTGCCGATGATTGTTGGGGCGCCTGTGGCTGGATTGTTGGGGGCAGCGTCGTTGTCGTTTACGGTTACGCTCGCTGAGGATGGATCGCCCACTGTGTAGTCTGTTCCTGCCTGTAGTGTCGCGGTTATTACACTGGCTTCTTCATCTACATTGTCGTCTTCTGTTGCGACTGTGAGAGTAGCGGTGGTCTGGTTGGCGTTGATGGTGATGGTCGCGGGCGGTGTGCCGCT
It encodes the following:
- a CDS encoding cadherin-like beta sandwich domain-containing protein, coding for MDMAVTVTAEDNTTQVTYTITVNRGAPSIDATLSSLTINPGVLNPAFDPKTLDYTVSVANEDSTITVTAIANNPGATITINGQTATTLDVSLVEGENTITVVVTAEDGTTQVTYTITVTREAPVPQVTISASTTPITEGTATTFTITANPAPTAELTVNLSITETGKVISGTPPATITINANQTTATLTVATEDDNVDEEASVITATLQAGTDYTVGDPSSASVTVNDNDAAPNNPATGAPTIIGTPQVGQTLTADVSNIRDADGLENVTYIYQWIRVIGGVETEISGAIGATYEAATADIGSRIKIRVNFTDDASNAEELESELTAIVTAPVVPVVTISTSTTTITEGTAATFTITVTPAPIAELTINVNISETGNVISGTPPTTITISTNQTTLTVATADDNTDEEASAITAALQAGTGYTMGTPSAASITVNDNDLPPNSPATGTPTITGTPQAGQTLTADISNIQDANGLTNVSYTYQWIRLVGSVETEIIGATGVTYQITITDVDRQLKVRVNFTDDLGYPEELESAWTAIITPEEPRVIKLDGWLARFGRTASNHVIETVRERVRGHVGTNHVVIGGYNLHEMNYNGLFFNPALIPGESPMRFSIEAAQSDQNKEILKQIISSTSFALSGTMGPHSEPRWAVWGRGATTRFSGTDDDQTVEGDVTSVMLGIDYGDNSFQGGLVLSYAMGDGILGTIANTRDEWSVETTLTGIYPWARLALTNRFSVWGMLGYAGGDLPLSLEGIKQLETDANMVMGAIGTRTDLIGSTYHDGFSLSLASDMMLSRANADDLRDLLENKGTASRARVLLEGSHVLWIAGGSLQPLAEVGMRYDGGDADTGMGIEIGAGMRYVLTSLGLTIEGRVRGLIAHQEGSYEEWGGSGTIRLSPNPSGEGLSLRISPTWGDASGSALTLWSKPDMSDIASGRNSERHVSNRVSTEIAYGVPLGDKLVATPFVGLQNRHKRIGVGLHRDSLFGLAVEGMQHNRDLALRIRAGMHTQHIILRLEGSLDTYGHHAYFRLHHDMK
- a CDS encoding PfkB family carbohydrate kinase; the protein is MTLKTLNHILSKFRNLAILVIGDYFLDRYLITDPDLAETSIETGLEAHQIVAIRNQPGAAGTITSNLCALGIGHIYALGIIGRDGQGYDLKQGLRATGVDITHLIETPDRFTPTYTKPINKKTGAEMERLDIKNRTPLPLDLENQLIKTLHNLLPLVDGVIALDQVQEPNCGVLTDRVIAELASLSKTHPNTVCFADSRTRITNFKNIILKANRDEAIHATGERDLNQCARIFSQRTGKPVFITLGPDGILVANNENLTHIPGIKVPSPIDIVGAGDSVSASVVSALCASASLSDAAQIGVLASSITIQQIGTTGTASPEQIAKRFRDTQTS
- a CDS encoding sulfatase-like hydrolase/transferase, whose amino-acid sequence is MSDKPNFIVFMSDDQGHRDLSCMGATDFQTPNFDRIASRGAKLTRWYSNAPICSAGRCGILTGRYPIAAGIPGNVGVTADGLSPDLPTIPKALKKLGYQTYMSGKWHLGNREPFLPHNHGFDHWFGFTNGCIDYYSHIFYWALSSKNQARHDLWEDGREVYHNGTYFVDLMRDKAIEYIQKAKNDGRPFFMYIPFNTPHYPLHAPEEYMERYAHLSRSRQLMTAMLTVMDDAIGKILDELERLDLFDNTCIFFQPDHGPSREPRNWTDGTDLPYPGGDTGGLRGHKGTLWEGGIRVPTLMSWPERVQGGKTIDEIGIGMDIFPTILTAAGGDPEQYNLDGTDILPMIADNVPSPHGDLFWTQGPKGNTRVIQRDRYKLLLDGNEIHLANLDTDPNETTNIAGDEPDLTSDLLTRLNEWHASVT